GGAATTGTTGGTTTGCCGAATGTTGGTAAATCTACATTATTTAATGCAATTACTCAAGCAGGTGCAGAATCTGCCAATTATCCATTTTGTACGATTGACCCAAATGTAGGAATTGTAGAAGTACCAGACCACCGTTTAACAAAATTAACGGAATTAGTACAACCAAAGAAAACTGTTCCAACTGCATTTGAATTTACTGATATCGCAGGGATTGTAAAAGGTGCTAGTAAAGGTGAAGGATTAGGAAACAAATTCTTGTCTCATATTCGTGAAGTTGATGCAATTTGCCAAGTTGTTCGTTGTTTTGCTGATGATAACATCACTCATGTATCAGGGAAAGTTGACCCAATTGATGATATCGAAACCATTAATTTAGAACTTATTTTAGCTGACATGGAGTCTGTTGAAAAACGGATTGGCCGTGTTGAAAAATTGGCTAAGCAAAAAGACAAGGATGCGACAGCTGAATTTGAAGTTCTAGCCATGCTAAGAGATGCATTTGAAGCTGAAAAACCTGCACGTACGGTTGAATTTACGGAAGAACAATTAAAGCTTGTCAAAGGGTTACATCTGTTAACGATTAAACCGATGTTGTATGTTGCCAATGTATCAGAGGATGATATTGTCGATCCATCTGATAATGAATACGTACAAAAGGTACGAGCATTTGCTGAAAAGGATAATGCTCAGGTTATCGTGATCTGTGCAAAAATTGAATCAGAAATTGCTGAACTTGAAGGTGAAGAGAAAACAATGTTCCTTCAAGAGCTAGGCATTGAAGAGTCTGGTCTGGACCAATTAATTCGCGCCGCATACAGCTTATTAGGTTTAGCTACGTATTTCACTGCAGGCGTCCAAGAGGTTCGTGCTTGGACTTTCCGTAAAGGTATGAAAGCACCACAATGTGCTGGTGTCATTCATTCTGATTTTGAAAGAGGCTTCATTCGGGCTGAAACAGTAGCTTATGAGGATTTACTAGCGGCTGGAAATATGACAGCGGCAAAAGAAGCAGGAAAAGTCCGCTTAGAAGGAAAAGAATACGAAGTAAAAGACGGAGACGTCATCCACTTCCGATTTAATGTATAGACTAAATCAATTGATAATTGTACACAGACACTAATGCAAATCGATTTTTTGCACAATGATGGATGAAAAAAATTTTGATTGAGTCGAACGTTAATTTTCTGCACATTGTTGATTGGAGCGTAAGGTGCGAGACTCCTGCGGGAGAAGGTGTCACGGGAGACCCCACAGGCGCAGATGCGCCGAGGAGGCTCCCGGACTCCCCGCGGAAAGGGAGCAACTGGAGCGGAGATCAACAAAACCATTTGACAAGGGAACTTGAGAAACGTTAATTTCGAGTTATCAAATGATTTATTAAACGTAGGTTGATATCAAAGAGAAGGCAATTCTAGTGAATTGTCTTCTTTTCCGTTCTCTAGACATTGCAAGTCAAGAAAAGATATGGTATACTTTTACCTTGTGAGTAATGAATAGTTGCTCCTTGCCCGAATGGGCCGTGTAGACCAAAAGGAGGTGAAAGTGATGAGAAAGTACGAAGTAATGTACATCATCCGTCCAAACATTGAAGATGAGGCGAAAAAGGCTTTAGTTGAACGTTTCAATACGATCCTAGCTGATAACGGCGCGGTAGTAAATGAAGCAAAAGATTGGGGTAAGCGTCGTCTTGCTTATGAAATCAACGATTTCCGTGACGGATACTATCAATTAGTAAATGTTAATGCTACTCCAGCTGCGGTTGAAGAATTCTCCCGTTTAGCTAAAATTAGCGAAGACATCATTCGTCATATCGTGATTAAACAAGAAGAAAAATAATTCGTAGCTAGATATATTCTTCCAATTAGAAATGTTTCACGTGAAACATTGTTAATGAGGGAGAAAGGAGTTGGTTCTGATGATGAATCGTGTAGTACTTGTAGGCCGTTTAACAAAAGATCCTGATCTTCGCTATACACCGAATGGCGTACCAGTGGCAACCTTTACTCTTGCTGTAAATCGGACTTTTTCGAATCAACAAGGTGAAAAGGAAGCAGATTTTATTAACTGTGTTATTTGGAGACGTCCTGCAGAGAATGTAGCCAATTTCTTGAAAAAGGGAAGCCTCGCTGGGGTGGACGGACGAATTCAAACACGTAGTTATGAAGGACAAGATGGGAAACGCGTTTATGTAACAGAAGTAGTAGCAGATAGTGTTCAATTTCTTGAACCAAGAGGCAGTGCTTCTGGTGACAGAGGCGGAAGTGGAACCGGTTATAACGAACCACGGGAGCAAGGCTTTCCGTTTGGAAATAATCAAAATCAGAATCAACGACCTAACAATAACAACAATAAAGGCTATCAACGTGTGGATGAAGATCCATTTGCAGGCGATGGACAAATTGACATCTCTGATGATGATCTTCCATTCTAAACCGTTAATAGACCCACGATAAAAATTACAAATAAAGGAGGTTACTCAAAATGGCAGGAGGACGTAAAGGCGGACGTGCGAAGCGTCGTAAAGTGTGTTACTTCACAGCGAACGGAATTACACACATCGACTACAAAGAAGTGGATTTATTAAAAAAATTCATCTCTGAGCGTGGTAAAATTTTACCTCGTCGTGTAACTGGCACAAGCGCAAAATACCAACGTAAATTGACTGTTGCAATCAAACGTGCACGTCAAATGGCTTTATTACCATACGTATCAGGTGAATAATAATGAGAAAAGACAGTGGGCTCGCTCACTGTCTTTTTTTGTATTTAACTGTGTTAGATTAACGGACAATGTTTTTCTTAAGACTATATACATGTAAAGTTGAATCAACGAATAATACTAGCTACAATAGAGATATGTCGTTTTTTATTATATGGTTGTGTTAAAGCCTTTTTCGATTTTTACGTGGATAGTTGATCTGATCACCTGGAGCGGAAATCAACTAGTAAATAGAACACAGCAAATAATATAAGGCTGGGAATTTGATAATTGCATGCTCAACAATGGGGGCGTGTGTTTTTGGAGGAAAAGAATTGAAAAATGTTAATCAGTTAACAAAAGGGGCAATGTTTTTAGCAATCTTCTCTGTTTTATTGTTCATTACACTCTATATACCGCTACTTGGAGGAATTATTAATTTCTTTCTACCTCTCCCTTTTATTTTGTTTGCAGCCCAAAACAATCTTAAAAGCTCGGCTTTATTATTAGTGGGAGCAATCTTTCTTTCCTTAATACTTGGAACCATGCTCGCCATTCCAATGACAATTGTTTGTGGAATGACAGGGATAAGTATTGGCTACTTAATTCATAAGAATAAAAGTAGATGGATTGTATTTTTTGCGTCCTCAATGGTTTTTTTGTCTAATTTAATTGTATTTTACATAGTTTCGGTTGTTTTCTTTCAGGTTAATATCATAAAGGAATTCAATCAAATGATGAAGGAATCCACCGATATCAGCATTGATATGATGGAAAAGATCGGGCAAGCACCAAACGAGCAAGTGATTCAGCAGTTTCAGAATAACTTGTCAATGTTAGAAACGTTAATGCCGAGCGTATTTGTATTAGGTGCTTTTATGAGTGTATTGCTTATTATGATCGTGTCAATTCCAATCATAAAGCGATTTGGTGTACAGCTTTCACAGTGGACACCTTTAAGGGAGTTAACACTGCCAAAAAGTTTGCTGTGGTATTATCTAATCTGTATGGCATTAAGTATGTTCATCAATCCTGAACAAGGGACATATTTGTATATTGCAGTTTCAAATTTGTTATTTATCTTACAAATGTGCATGATTCTTCAGGGGGTTTCCTTTATCTTTTATTATTGCCATGTAAAAGGATTTGGAAAGTCTGTTCCAGTCACCGTGATTGTTTTTTCAATGTTACTGCCGTTTCTACTTTATATTGTGAGGATATTCGGTATAATTGACCTAGGATTTGATTTAAGAAGACGGTTGGAAAAGAAACAATAAGGAACTCCAGTATTTATTGTTTATCAAGATTACATCAATACAGTCTGGGAGCTGAAAATATGCCTTCTTTTTTGGAGAAAAAGTCCATGCGATATTGGTTTTTTGGGTTAATGGGCTTAACCATTGTGCTTCTTAGTCTGTTAGCGTATTATAATTGGTTGTTTGGGTTGTTAGCCATCATTCTTACAGCAATCCCCTATTATTTTGTCTTTTCATTTTCTAGACAACAGCGGAAAGAAGCTGAGGAATACATCTCCACTCTTTCTTATCGAGTAAAAAAAGTCGGTGAGGAAGCATTAATGGAGATGCCAATTGGGATTATGCTATTTAATGACGATTATCAAATCGAATGGACCAATCCCTTTCTATCATCATTTTTACAAGAGGATAAATTAGTCGGTCGATCTCTTTACGATGTAGCAGACATTTTGATTCCCTTAATCAAACAAGAAGTTGATAAAGAGGTCATTTCGTTACATGATCGAAAGCTCCGTGTCATTCATAAGCGTGAAGAACGACTATTATACTTTTTTGATGTTACAGAGCAAACTGAAATTGAGAAGCTTTATCATGATGAGCGAACAGTAATTGGAATCATCTTTTTAGATAATTACGATGAACTTACTCAAGGAATGGATGATCAGCATCGTAGCAGCATTAATAATTTAGTGACTTCATTATTAAATAATTGGGCTAGAGAAAATGGTGTTTTTCTCAAACGGGTATCATCAGAACGCTTTATTGCTGTGTTTAATGAGCATATTTTACAGTTTTTAGAGAAGGGGAAGTTTAGTGTCCTGGATGAGGTCCGGGAACAAACCTCGAAGCAAAATGTGCCACTAACATTAAGTATTGGTGTAGGCACTGGTGTTTCCTCCCTACCTGGAGCTAGGAACCTTGGCACAATCGAGCCTCGATTTAGCGTTAGGGCGTGGTGGCGATCAGGCCGCCATTAAGAAGGTTAATGGGAAGGTTAAGTTTTTTGGTGGAAAAACCAATCCGGTTGAAAAACGGACCAGAGTCCGCGCTCGCGTTATTTCTCATGCCTTAAAGGAATTAGTTACAGCCAGTGATAAAGTTATTATTATGGGACATAAAAATCCGGATATGGATGCAATTGGGGCCTCAATTGGGATTTTGAAGGTAGCAGAAATGAATGAACGCGAAGGCTTTATTGTTTTGGACAGTAACCAAGTTGAAGCCAGTGTGAGCAGGCTGATGCAGGAAATAAGGCAAAAGGAAACGATGTACTCAAGGATGATCAGTCCGGATTTGGCTTTAGAAATTGCGACAGATCGTACCTTACTCGTCATTGTGGATACACATAAACCATCCCTTGTCATCGAAGAAAAGCTATTAGCTAAAATCGATAATGTAGTCGTCATAGACCATCATCGTCGTGGTGAAGAATTTATCGAAAACCCTTTACTTGTTTATATGGAGCCTTATGCATCTTCAACAGCTGAATTAGTGACCGAATTGCTTGAGTATCAGCCGATGCGTGGTAAAATTGATATGCTAGAAGCCACTGCTCTGCTTGCGGGAATTATCGTCGATACAAAAAGTTTTACATTGCGGACCGGCTTCAGAACATTTGAAGCAGCTTCTTATTTAAGGGCTCAAGGAGCTGATACGATATTAGTACAGAAATTCTTAAAAGAAGATGTGCAAACCTTTATCAAACGATCAAAGTTAATTGAATCGGTTTACTTTTATCAGGATGGGATTGCAATCGCCAAAGGTAGCGAGGATAGCTTATATGACCAGGTTGTAATCGCTCAGGCAGCAGATACTCTGCTCACTATGAACGGTGTAATCGCCTCATTTGTTATATCAAAACGAGCAGAAAATGCCGTTGGGATTAGCGCCCGTTCCTTAGGAGATATAAATGTTCAAGTTATTATGGAGCTATTAAATGGTGGTGGTCATCTGACCAATGCTGCTACACAATTAGTAGATATAACGGTAGCAGAAGCTGAACAGCTACTCCAACATGCCATCAATGAATACTTAGAGGGAGGGAAAAAAGAATGAAAGTCATTTTTTTAAAGGATGTTAAAGGAAAAGGAAAAAAAGGGGAAGTAAAAAATGTAGCAGATGGATATGCTCAAAACTTCTTACTAAAGCAAGGGTTAGCTGTTGAAGCATCAAACACAAATGTAAGCACATTAGAAAATCAAAAGAAAAAAGAACAAAAGCTTGCTGCTGTGGAGCTTGAAGAAGCAAAGAAGCTAGGTGCTGAACTAGAAAAAATTACGGTAGAACTTTCAGCAAAATCTGGTGAAGGTGGCCGTCTTTTCGGTTCCATTACAAGCAAACAGATTGCTGAGGAATTATTAAAAAGGTATAAAATTAAAATTGATAAACGTAAAATTGAATTGGCGGATGCGATTCGCTCGCTAGGATATACAAAGGTGCCAGTAAAGCTGCATACAGAAGTGACTTCGACATTAAATGTTCATGTTAAAGAAGGAAACTAAATTTGGCAGTTCACTTTCGGAAAAAATATTGATAAAATATAAGAGTTGAACAAAATGGTGATCAGGTTTAAGCTGATCACTTTTTTCATTCAAAGCATCGGATTATTCGGAGTCATTCCTCGCAAATAAGGAGGTTTTTATAGATGAATGATGTATTCATAGATCGTCTTCCTCCCCAAAATATTGAAGCGGAGCAGGCAGTATTAGGGGCAATATTTCTTGAACCTGCAGCCTTAATAATGGCTTCTGAGATTCTAATCCCTGAAGATTTTTATCGTTCTTCGCATCAGAAAATCTATGGTGTTATGCTAAAGCTGAATGATCAAGGAAAAGCGGTAGATTTAATAACCGTAACGGAAGAGCTTGCAGCGGCAAAAATTCTTGAGGATACTGGTGGAGTACGTTACTTAAGTGAGCTAGCTGGATCTGTTCCTACTGCAGCTAATATTGAATATTACGCAAAAATCGTTGAGGAAAAATCTATCTTACGTAGATTAATCCGTACTGCAACCGATATTGCCCAAGATGGATACACTCGTGAAGATGAAGTAACTGCCCTTTTAGGTGAAGCTGAAAAAAGTATTCTTGAAGTGGCTCAAAGAAAAAATGCAGGTGCGTTTCATAATATCAAGGATGTATTAGTGCGTACCTATGATAATATTGAACTACTAAATAATCGCAAAGGCGATATTACGGGGATTGCAACTGGATTTTCGGAGCTTGATCGAATGACAGCGGGCTTCCAACGGAACGATCTGATTATCGTTGGAGCACGTCCTTCTGTTGGTAAAACAGCCTTTGCTTTAAATATTGCCCAAAATGTCGCTACCAAAACAGGTGAAAATGTAGCGATATTCAGTCTTGAAATGGGTGCTGAACAGCTTGTTATGCGTATGCTTTGTGCTGAAGGAAACATTAATGCACAAAACCTAAGAACTGGTGCTCTAACTGATGAGGACTGGGGTAAATTAACGATGGCAATGGGTAGCTTGTCGAATGCAGGTATCTTCATTGATGATACCCCTGGTGTTAGAATCGGAGAAATTCGGTCTAAATGTCGTCGTTTGAAGCAAGAACAGGGCTTAGGGATGATTTTAATAGATTATTTACAGCTCATTCAAGGTGATGGACGATCTGGTGAAAATCGTCAGCAAGAGGTATCGGAAATTTCCCGCTCGTTAAAGCAACTAGCTCGTGAATTGCAAGTTCCGGTAATTGCCCTATCACAGCTATCCCGTGGTGTTGAACAACGCCAGGATAAGCGTCCAATGATGTCTGATATCCGTGAATCAGGAAGTATTGAGCAGGATGCTGACATTGTTGCCTTCCTTTATCGTGACGATTATTATGATAAGGAATCCGAAAACAAAAATATTATCGAAATTATTATCGCAAAACAACGTAATGGTCCTGTCGGAACCGTTCAGCTTGCTTTTGTTAAAGAGTATAATAAATTCGTAAACTTAGAGACGCGTTATGGAGATTCAGCAATGCCTCCAGGCGCCTAAATAACATATCCCAAAAGGTGAGCCTATTAACAGGTTGACCTTTTTTTATTGGAAATATACATCTGTATAATATTTTTTTATCAAAATAATATTATATTTCTATTATTCTTTTTTTATCATTACGATTTTGGATTTCCGAACGTACTATAAAAGTTTTATAAAAATGTTCGTGTTTTATTGACTTTTACCGACAATAATTGATAAAATTAGTATGTTTCAATCGTGAATGTATATATTAAGTAAATACATATAACCTAGGAGGTTCTTTAGATGACATCTGTTGTAGTTGTTGGGTCACAATGGGGCGACGAAGGGAAAGGGAAAATTACTGATTTCTTATCAGAAAATGCTGAGGTAATTGCTCGATACCAAGGAGGAAATAACGCAGGTCACACGATTAAATTCAATGATGTGACGTATAAATTGCATTTAATTCCATCTGGTATTTTCTATAAAGAAAAAACAAGCGTAATTGGTAACGGAATGGTAGTAGATCCAAAAGCACTTGTAACAGAACTTGCTTATCTACACGAACGTGGAATCGCAACTGATAATCTTCGAATTAGTAATCGTGCTCATGTCATCCTTCCTTATCATCTAAAATTAGATGAGGTTGAAGAAGATCGAAAAGGCGCTAACAAAATTGGAACAACAAAAAAGGGAATTGGCCCTGCTTATATGGACAAAGCGGCTCGTATTGGTATTCGTATGGCGGATCTGCTTGACCGTGAAGTATTTGAAGAAAAATTAACACGTAATCTTGAAGAAAAAAATCGATTGTTCGAACGTATTTATGAAACAGAAGGCTTTAAGATTGAAGATATTTTAGATGAGTATTATGAGTATGGTCAACAAGTGAAGAAATATGTATGTGACACTTCTGTTGTCCTTAACGATGCATTAGACGAAGGCCGTCGTGTTCTTTTTGAAGGTGCACAAGGCGTTATGCTTGATATCGACCAAGGTACTTATCCATTTGTTACCTCTTCTAACCCAGTGGCTGGTGGCGTAACAATTGGATCTGGTGTAGGTCCTACAAAAATCAATCACGTTGTCGGTGTTTGTAAAGCTTACACAACACGTGTTGGTGATGGTCCATTCCCAACTGAATTAAATAATGAAATTGGTCATCAAATCCGTGAAGTAGGCCGTGAATATGGAACAACAACTGGTAGACCACGTCGTGTTGGCTGGTTTGATAGTGTAGTGGTTCGTCACGCTCGTCGTGTAAGCGGAATTACGGATCTTTCTTTAAACTCAATTGACGTATTAACGGGTCTTGAAACAGTAAAGATTTGTGTTGCGTACAATTATAAAGGCGAAACGATTACAGAATATCCAGCTAACTTAAACATCCTTGCAGATTGTGAACCAGTTTACGAAGAGCTTCCAGGCTGGACAGAAGATATTACTGGATGCAAATCTCTTGATGAGCTTCCAGCTAATGCAAGACATTATTTAGAGCGTGTTTCTCAGCTTACACAGATTCCATTATCTATCTTCTCTGTAGGCCCAGACCGTAACCAAACAAACGTAGTATTTAGCCCTTGGCGATAGAATAGCGAAGCGCCACTAGGCGCTGGAGCTGGACAGAACGAAAAGCGGAGCCGACTGTCCAGCCCCGACAAGCATAAGACGAGCTCAGAAAGAAGGTGTATTTCCTTCTTACTGGGATTGGCTTATGACCTCGAGGGGCTAGGAGGCGCAGCTAGACAGATCAAAAAGCGACTATTATTAGAATGACGTACAGATGGATCACTTGCATTGTACGTCATTCCTTCTTTTATTAAATCTTTTTTTAAAAAAACTATTGCTTATTATTTAAAACCTATGATATTATAAAAAACGTCGTCACAGAAATGTATTTTTAGGACGAGCCATTAGCTCAGTTGGTAGAGCATCTGACTTTTAATCAGAGGGTCGAAGGTTCGAGTCCTTCATGGCTCACCATTTAATTTATTGATTGGCCCCTTGGTCAAGCGGTTAAGACACCGCCCTTTCACGGCGGTAACACGGGTTCGAATCCCGTAGGGGTCATCGGCACATAGTCGGTCAGTGGAGAACTGGCAAGGACGGTTTAAAGTTGATCGACTATTTTATATATGGTCCGGTAGTTCAGTTGGTTAGAATGCCTGCCTGTCACGCAGGAGGTCGCGGGTTCGAGTCCCGTCCGGACCGCCATATTTTACATAAAAAAGAATACGGCTCAGTAGCTCAGTCGGTAGAGCAAAGGACTGAAAATCCTTGTGTCGGCGGTTCGATTCCGTCCTGAGCCATCTTATTACAAAAGAGCATACGATGTATGCTCTTTTGTAATATATCTGTAATTTTACTTTATTTGCAGTGTTAAAGTTACGTTCATACATAACCTTTCTTAGACCCCAAAAAACCTGATAATATCAAGAACTTACTATACATCAAATTACATCCAAAATGAAAACCCTTCCAATCAAATTCCAATAATCGACATAAAATGACAGTTATTATACATTTATGTTACATTCTCTCCTCAACTATCCATTTAAACTACTATTTATGGTAAAGTAAAAAAGTCGAAAATTGTAATAGAATTCATTAGCTTTGTCAAAATATAAGATTGAGAGACTGTTTGTTACCGTTTAATAGGAGGATGTTTTAATGAACAATTGGAAAAAGAGCTTGTCCAACCTTACGGGCAATACAACAGCAAGAATCATTCCACAGGTGAAGAAGGTTGTTTTTACAGCTGTTGCTGTAACTGCCTTATCCTTTGGCATTTACAATACACCTATGGCAAGTAGTGGATCAGAAACAACTACAGTATATTATGTTTATTTCAATGATGAATATATTGGTACTGTATCTGATAAAAAAGTTGTCGATAAAGTAGCAAACGAAAAGCTAGAAGAGATGAAAGAAAATTTCAATGGGATTGAATTATCAACTGGCTCACAGCTTAAATACATACCTGAACAAGTTTTCCGTTCAAGTGCTAATGTAAATAATAAGCAGGTTGTAAATGAGTTAAAACAAAAGCTGACTGTTCAAGCAGACGCAGCAGCCATTAATGTTGGTGGAGAAAATGTTGTATACGTTGATAGCCAAAAAACAGCTGAAGCAGTCATCAAAAATTTAAAGCTGCAATATGTAAACGAAGATCAATTAACTGATATAGAAGCAAGAAAAAAAGATCCATCGATTGCATTACCATCACTACAAGAAAATGAAACTAGAATACTTGATTTAAAGCTTTCAAAGGAAGTATCCTTTACCGAAGCACAGGTTACACCAGATAAGTTAATGTCCCTAGAGAATGCAATTAAATTCTTGCAAACAGGAACACTTGAACAAAAGAAATACCAAGTTCAAGAAGGTGATGTTTTAGGATCGATTGCAAATGGACATGGATTAACATTACAGCAAATGGTGGAAATCAATCCTGGTTTAACAGAAGATTCAGTTCTTCAAAT
The DNA window shown above is from Bacillus sp. T3 and carries:
- a CDS encoding adenylosuccinate synthase; this encodes MTSVVVVGSQWGDEGKGKITDFLSENAEVIARYQGGNNAGHTIKFNDVTYKLHLIPSGIFYKEKTSVIGNGMVVDPKALVTELAYLHERGIATDNLRISNRAHVILPYHLKLDEVEEDRKGANKIGTTKKGIGPAYMDKAARIGIRMADLLDREVFEEKLTRNLEEKNRLFERIYETEGFKIEDILDEYYEYGQQVKKYVCDTSVVLNDALDEGRRVLFEGAQGVMLDIDQGTYPFVTSSNPVAGGVTIGSGVGPTKINHVVGVCKAYTTRVGDGPFPTELNNEIGHQIREVGREYGTTTGRPRRVGWFDSVVVRHARRVSGITDLSLNSIDVLTGLETVKICVAYNYKGETITEYPANLNILADCEPVYEELPGWTEDITGCKSLDELPANARHYLERVSQLTQIPLSIFSVGPDRNQTNVVFSPWR
- the ychF gene encoding redox-regulated ATPase YchF; its protein translation is MALTAGIVGLPNVGKSTLFNAITQAGAESANYPFCTIDPNVGIVEVPDHRLTKLTELVQPKKTVPTAFEFTDIAGIVKGASKGEGLGNKFLSHIREVDAICQVVRCFADDNITHVSGKVDPIDDIETINLELILADMESVEKRIGRVEKLAKQKDKDATAEFEVLAMLRDAFEAEKPARTVEFTEEQLKLVKGLHLLTIKPMLYVANVSEDDIVDPSDNEYVQKVRAFAEKDNAQVIVICAKIESEIAELEGEEKTMFLQELGIEESGLDQLIRAAYSLLGLATYFTAGVQEVRAWTFRKGMKAPQCAGVIHSDFERGFIRAETVAYEDLLAAGNMTAAKEAGKVRLEGKEYEVKDGDVIHFRFNV
- the rplI gene encoding 50S ribosomal protein L9; its protein translation is MKVIFLKDVKGKGKKGEVKNVADGYAQNFLLKQGLAVEASNTNVSTLENQKKKEQKLAAVELEEAKKLGAELEKITVELSAKSGEGGRLFGSITSKQIAEELLKRYKIKIDKRKIELADAIRSLGYTKVPVKLHTEVTSTLNVHVKEGN
- the dnaB gene encoding replicative DNA helicase; its protein translation is MNDVFIDRLPPQNIEAEQAVLGAIFLEPAALIMASEILIPEDFYRSSHQKIYGVMLKLNDQGKAVDLITVTEELAAAKILEDTGGVRYLSELAGSVPTAANIEYYAKIVEEKSILRRLIRTATDIAQDGYTREDEVTALLGEAEKSILEVAQRKNAGAFHNIKDVLVRTYDNIELLNNRKGDITGIATGFSELDRMTAGFQRNDLIIVGARPSVGKTAFALNIAQNVATKTGENVAIFSLEMGAEQLVMRMLCAEGNINAQNLRTGALTDEDWGKLTMAMGSLSNAGIFIDDTPGVRIGEIRSKCRRLKQEQGLGMILIDYLQLIQGDGRSGENRQQEVSEISRSLKQLARELQVPVIALSQLSRGVEQRQDKRPMMSDIRESGSIEQDADIVAFLYRDDYYDKESENKNIIEIIIAKQRNGPVGTVQLAFVKEYNKFVNLETRYGDSAMPPGA
- a CDS encoding YybS family protein, whose product is MKNVNQLTKGAMFLAIFSVLLFITLYIPLLGGIINFFLPLPFILFAAQNNLKSSALLLVGAIFLSLILGTMLAIPMTIVCGMTGISIGYLIHKNKSRWIVFFASSMVFLSNLIVFYIVSVVFFQVNIIKEFNQMMKESTDISIDMMEKIGQAPNEQVIQQFQNNLSMLETLMPSVFVLGAFMSVLLIMIVSIPIIKRFGVQLSQWTPLRELTLPKSLLWYYLICMALSMFINPEQGTYLYIAVSNLLFILQMCMILQGVSFIFYYCHVKGFGKSVPVTVIVFSMLLPFLLYIVRIFGIIDLGFDLRRRLEKKQ
- a CDS encoding LysM peptidoglycan-binding domain-containing protein; amino-acid sequence: MNNWKKSLSNLTGNTTARIIPQVKKVVFTAVAVTALSFGIYNTPMASSGSETTTVYYVYFNDEYIGTVSDKKVVDKVANEKLEEMKENFNGIELSTGSQLKYIPEQVFRSSANVNNKQVVNELKQKLTVQADAAAINVGGENVVYVDSQKTAEAVIKNLKLQYVNEDQLTDIEARKKDPSIALPSLQENETRILDLKLSKEVSFTEAQVTPDKLMSLENAIKFLQTGTLEQKKYQVQEGDVLGSIANGHGLTLQQMVEINPGLTEDSVLQIGQEVNITVQVPFLEVTVEKEALLKEGLPYTTETVEDASLPKGENRVKQPGTKWRKASNL
- the rpsR gene encoding 30S ribosomal protein S18 — translated: MAGGRKGGRAKRRKVCYFTANGITHIDYKEVDLLKKFISERGKILPRRVTGTSAKYQRKLTVAIKRARQMALLPYVSGE
- the ssb gene encoding single-stranded DNA-binding protein, with translation MMNRVVLVGRLTKDPDLRYTPNGVPVATFTLAVNRTFSNQQGEKEADFINCVIWRRPAENVANFLKKGSLAGVDGRIQTRSYEGQDGKRVYVTEVVADSVQFLEPRGSASGDRGGSGTGYNEPREQGFPFGNNQNQNQRPNNNNNKGYQRVDEDPFAGDGQIDISDDDLPF
- the rpsF gene encoding 30S ribosomal protein S6, which gives rise to MRKYEVMYIIRPNIEDEAKKALVERFNTILADNGAVVNEAKDWGKRRLAYEINDFRDGYYQLVNVNATPAAVEEFSRLAKISEDIIRHIVIKQEEK